GCTGCAACTGCGCGATGCTACTCGGTCAGACACGTTAGCATAGCTGCTAATAATGTGAGTTTATGGAATGTATTCTAAGTAAGCACTTTtccattttctctttttatttgtagTTTCACTCCGATTCAATGTTGTCAACTTGACTGCTACAATTGGAAGTCATTAAAGGAGCAAGAAGGCTCATTTTCCTGGCTCTTGAAAGGGAGTTTGGCTGGCTGTTTAATCTATGTTAACGCTTAGGAAGTACAACACGTAGAAAGGGCAGTACAACAACAGTCCCCCTAGCGTGTGCACATGTACTGTACCGTAATGTAGCCTACAGACACACCACTAGGGGGTGCCGGTGACACATAGAAATGGGGCATTCCTGAACTTTGTACCTAGGTATGCCATGGCCAGAACTAGGTATGCCGGGCACCCCCGGCCACCAGCGTAATTCGAACCCaggtgtaggccctgtgatgtcctggcggcctgtcaagggtgtctctccacctgccgcccagtgactgctggaataagctccagcatccccacgaccctgagagcaggataagcggttaagataatggatggatggatggatggatgtatggactaTTGACAAAACTTTACTGCATGATGACATCAAGTGGAGTTTCAACCCACCAACAGCTTCATATCACGGTGATGCTTGATAAAGCATGATCAGGCTGGTTAGAAAGGTGCTGATATGTTTTACATCAGCAGACCTTAACTGACGAAGCCTTGGTCACTGTATTATGTGAAACTGAAGCAATCTTGAATGACCGACCCATTACCAAGGTCTTTGAGGACCCTAACGACATCGAACCTCTGACCCCTAACCATCTACTCGCATTGAAAACGTAACCATTTTTTCCTCCAGGCCTGTTAGATCTAAAGGACCAGTATGCAAGAAGAGGATGGAGACAGGCAGAGTACATTTCAAATTTATTCTGGAAAAGATGGTACGTAATCTTGCAGCAGGGGACATCGCTTTGATTGCAGATGCCACTGCCCCCCGGAATTCCCTGATGATCGGAAAGGTGATCAAAACTTTCCCTGACAACTCAGGCATGGTCAGATATGTCCAAATCCAAACAATGACAAATGTTGATAGACCCGTGACAAAACTGTGCCTATTGATAGAAAATGGTGAGCTATCGGCATGAAAATTTGAAAATGATTTAATTTATTCTGATTTATATGGCTCCATGTGTGTACATAATTGTAattctggtaacactttagtatggggaacatagatgtcactttagtatggggaacatattctaagtaacaaaaacttaatttagagtaatttaacactattaacacgtgtacttttgtgttttgttatgtaagaacagaccatattcattacgtgttagtaagggagaataactcttcttgtggtactaccaccttataaagtacgcacctacttaatggtgtatatgttccccatactaaagtgttaccgtaatTCTTATGTCTTGTATAGCCATGAACAATTAGTGGCCGGTTGTGTTGGAACCACTTCTATGATGACTACCGGGTGGTGCTGTGGGTAGCGTGGTAATCTATTTAGGTGTAGACTAAATTTAAACAGGTGCGCACAGGAAGGTCAATTGTTTTTTGACCGtgatggtgtgcgtgtgtgtgtttttttttaatgagatatATTTTCTTAGAGTTTAGAATAAACGGATTGACATATCCGACTTAAGTTTTGGCTTTGGACTTGTGTTTTGGTGACAACAGAGGATCCAAAGAGCCTAAATAGGAAGCAAGCACTCCAATCTGAACCGGAGCCACGCGTACATTAATAGACCAAAATAAACGGTGCGTCAACAGTAAATAAATGTTCAGTAAATATGAGCACACTGATGCAGTCTCCACTGCCGTTagggctgtgccctcacatggtaccgatggaaactataaaatccgctgtggtgacccccgagAAATagagaacaagccgaaagaaggagTGATGCAATCGCCACTGATCATCCATCTTCtttttcgtctctctctctctctctctctcattgtgtgTCTAGGGCTAATTCTTTCTACCTTGCTTGAGATTGCTTTCTCCCTATGCCTTAACCCGGTTCTCTCCTCGTTGAAAAAGCATTGCCAACCCTTTGTGGGAGCCTGTACTTACATAACATTATCTGAATGTGACTGAAGGTCACAGACTGTCCATTACAGTTTATTATTCAGGTTGCGTTTCATACAAAATTGAAACAAAATTTACACTTGGATGACAACTATTTTTGCACATAATACTGGGCCAAAGTAAAGGACGACAACAACGGCTGATGCAAGCCCTTGCCCTGGAAGTAAAAGCTACCATGAGGATGTCAGGTACGGACGTGTGTTGAGTTAGCCGCATCGATTTTTTTTCATCGATAGCAACGAGTCTACTCGTTATCACATGATTATAATTGACTGCATTTATTTGTtcaaattaattttaaaaaaaaaacactagccCTCCTCCTCCGCTAGCAGTGTGCGGTGTCCTGGTGAAGAAATTGATGGTTTCCTGCACGTAGCTCATCCATCCCACACACGTAACGCATGTGAGAGTCGTCACGTACTTGGTCTCACAGCCTTTCACCCGCCCATGCGAGTGGATGAGCCAACCACTGTCCAACAAAGCAGCCAAGCGTCCTCTCATTGGAGATAGATGTTATCAATCATATATAAAGCAACGTTTAGATTGGAGAGTCACAACTCAAAGCCCCTCCCTCCCCGTTCTTCTCTCCTCCCTGGCATTTTCCATTGCTGGACATCCTCTCTCACTGCCTTGCAACAGAAGGGACTCCTTCCTATTTAAGTTACTTCTTCGATCGGATAAATAAATCGGTAAGTTAATTCTCTCCGTACAATaattattaataaaagcaaaaagATAATTTATTACGTGCGATTGTTCATGCAGTGGGTATCTTTTGTACAACACGCCGCTCGTCAAATAACGTTAAGTCTGATGTTATCTGGCATGGGAATTAAGCTgcaagtttttttccccttttatatAAGTGGGTCCAATACTGCCTGGTAAGTCCTAGTTCATTTCAAGGTCATCCGGATGCGTTGACAAGGGTGGTGGCTTAAGTGCGTACTCAAGTCGCCGATATCACAGTTGTTAGTGCATAACTGCGCACATAAAACAATTAATAAAACATTTTCCAAGTGATAACATGTTTTTTTGAGCTCATCGACTGACTGGCCAACGTGATGCCCTTCCTGGGTGTGAGAGGTTTTCATTTCCGTGTTGCACAATGTTGCAGCTTTCGCGGATGTAATGACGGCTAGGCCAGCTTCGCCGTTTTTAGGCAATAGGCGAATTCCTTCCTGTATAGAAATTTGGCCTTACTGACCGTTATGCTGCATTGTAAGTGTCATATACAATCTAACTGCAAATCAACGCTGTTGTTTATCGCATTTAAATGATTTTTGTATTATTTGAGAACCAGTATTCGTTTGATACTATGCTTTACatcaccaaacagttcaatgtgatgaaccgcAATTTGAGTGATACATGTCGATATCGTGTAAAATTCCCTATGGTTATCAAGGTAATATTTTCCACAAAGCCCAGCAGTACTGATGATGGCCTTTAATTTAAAATCAAAGTCTTAGTCTTCACAAATATGGAGAATCTGTTTCAGACATCTGATGGTTTAATTTCATACGACTGCATCTCCATCATCATCACCCCCCATActcatgtctcttatttccacCTCCTTATTTCCACTCATGTCTCTATTTCCACAGACCCTCTGAGTCAACATGCCTCACGCCTATCCATTCCTGACTGCTGAGCAGAAGAAAGAGCTCAATGATATTGCCCAGAGGATCGTGGCGCCTGGGAAGGGAATTCTTGCTGCTGATGAATCTACAGGTAGGAGGCTGATCTGGGCATGGGAAGTGCTGGGTAGGGGCTGCAGTCTCAAATCAAGGCTTTTAAGAAATTACGAATAATTAAATAAACCCAACAGTCTTGTGCCGATCTCATTAAGAAAATTGCTCAGCACAGTTCAGCGCCATAAATGGAAGATAAGTCTTTTCAGATCATACACTTATTGGGCTACAAAGCAAAATATTCTTAAACAGAGGAGATTTTGCAGCTCAATTGTCTCAAAAACTGTGAGGGAGTGTTCTAGTCCTCACTGACATTCATGAGCTGACCACTTGGGTGACAGGTATAAGCAAGGGTTGTATAAAGGTGGGCTGGGTTTCataatgatttgatctgattggtttTATGTAAATGAGTGTTTGATTATGTCACGAGTATCAGAAAGAAAATCACATGGGAGAATCTGAAGCAGGTGAACTctcgaaaaaagaaaaacataaaaaaatagaATTCAACCTTTATATGTCAATTTTTTAAGAAGAAAGAACAAAATGCATAACAATTAAAGAAATGTTAGTAAATGTAATGTTATACAATATTAGTGATTCAGCTTCAGTGCAACATTGACATCCTATTGGCTTGAAAGCAGCATACTCATACTTACTGCAAGTAATCAGATTTCATACAGAGATTGTTTAATCTAGTGGGCTACCTCACTGGTTGAAATTTTCAGGAAGTTATCAGTAATTTGTGGTATATTAAACTGCAAAAGCAATTTTCTATTTAAATTCTGATGATCACACTAGGCTACAAGGGCAAATATACACTTGCACAAAATGTATTTAGTGTTGGTTCTTGGTTGTGGAACATTGTTGTAATTATACAATACACAAGTAGCATCTCAATTTAACTTACACCGTTCTGTTTAGACTTTCCCATCATATTACATGGTTCACTTTGTCCTAGAGCAAATTGTTGGCACACTAGCCAAACATCCACTCCAGACACACTTTCTCCACCGTTTGTTTCAAAATTACCTTTATTTCCAGCTATGATTCTGAATCCAATCATTTAGGCATCCATGCAGTGAGTCACTTATCCATCATTCCATCCAACTGATGGGCTTTAATCTGCCTTTTTATTTTACTCTGCGGTACATTTAGCCACTTAGCGTCTAGCGTCGGTCACAGCCACTGTGTCTAGTTAACACATCTCCTAAATGCCacctgctccctctctcccccaccaCCTCGCATGACTCCAGGCAGCGTGGCCAAGCGCTTCCAGAGCATCAATGCTGAGAACACTGAGGAAAACAGGAGGCTGTACCGCCAGCTCCTCTTCACGGCTGACGACCGCGTGAAGTCTTGCATCGGCGGCGTCATCTTCTTCCACGAAACGCTCTACCAGAAGACCGACGCGGGCAAACTTTTCCCTGAGTTGATCAAGGAGAGGGGCATGGTGGTGGGCATtaaggtggacaagggtgtggTGCCCCTCGCTGGAACCAATGGCGAGACCACCACCCAGGGTAAGACAGTTGTTTTCACACAACTTTGTTTCAAGGAGGCTTTTATAATTCTCCTCTAAATTAAATGGTTCCTCTGATTGCATTAGGTTATGTTCAGAAGTGCTGCTGTCCTGCCTGTATAGCATTATTCTGTAATTTGTtactattcttttttttcttgtaaatCTTATTTGAACTTCCTGTGGTCAAAAAGATTCATGCTTATTTTGCAATCGCACGTCCTCCTGCATCTCTTTTCACTTCTCGTCCTTCTAGACGCATTTCATGTCTTTTTTCCCTTTTGCCTGCTTTCACGATTAAAGTCCTTCTCATCATTTTTTCTCTGTCGCTTGTCACTGACTCTGTGTCAcgttccttttctcctctctaAGGTCTGGATGGGCTGTATGAGCGTTGTGCCCAGTACAAGAAGGATGGTGCTGACTTTGCTAAGTGGCGCTGTGTGTTAAAGATTACCCCTACCACACCGTCTAACCTGGCCATCATGGAGAACGCCAATGTTCTGGCCCGCTATGCCAGCATCTGTCAGATGgttagccccccccacacacatacacaaaacataATACAGCACATTAAATACATACAGCACATACACATAATACATAAGCATTGTAGATAGTTGTTTAAAAGAAAGATTGCTAATGCAGAAGTTACACAACCAATTGCATCGTTGGCCAACCATCCGGAGTTTCTAACTCTTGTGCAATTTATACACAAGGCACGGCCCTCCCTGAAGTAAAGTGTTATTGTCTGTTGTCATGACGCTGGTTGCCATGTTCTTTTCTATCCCCACCAGCATGGCATTGTGCCCATCGTTGAGCCTGAGATCCTTCCTGACGGTGACCATGACCTGCAGCGGTGCCAGTATGTGACTGAGAAGGTAAGCAAAGGGTGCTGACTGGCTATGTGATAACAACAGCTAGCCAATTCAGAATTCCATGTGCAGTGAAGGGAGGCTGTCCCAGGGGGGCTGCTGGTATTGTGTAACACAATATGTCCTTGTAAGTTTTGTAGTGGGAATCAGTCCAGGGAATAGCCAGCGATTTGTGTTCTTTAAAAGAGGCAAGTTTCAGTGATACAGAAGAAAGTCATGCTGACTGAATCATTAGGAAGTTTGGTTTTATTCCCACTCTCTAAATAGAGTGATGCATttccgcccccctcccctctgtTATCAGGTGTTGGCAGCAGTCTATAAGGCCTTGTCTGACCACCATGTCTATCTGGAGGGCACACTGCTCAAGCCCAACATGGTGACCGCTGGACACTCCTGCACTAAGAAGTACAGTGCTCAGGATATTGCCATGGCAACTGTCACTGCCCTGCGCCGCACTGTGCCCCCTGCTGTGCCAGGTGAAATGCTTAGATAGATAAAGTGACAGATACACATTAAAATAATGCCTTACACTGGGTATATGGATTGACATGTTTCACATACAGTTGTCCATACCATACAATCCCCTACAAGCAGAGACATAACCATAACCACCATATACAGTGTGTCCACACTTTCTTTCCAGCTTACTTATTGTTTtcaatgtgacccccccccccttctgcctGCCTAGGCATTACCTTCCTGTCAGGAGGCCAGAGCGAGGAGGAAGCTACCATCAATCTGAATGCCATGAACCGGTGTCCTCTGCACCGGCCCTGGGCCCTCACTTTCTCCTATGGCCGCGCCCTGCAGGCTTCTGCATTGAAGGCCTGGGGTGGTATGAAGGAGAACGGAAAGGCCTGCCAGGAGGAGTACATCAAGAGGGCAGTGGTGAGtacagcgagagcgagagagagagagagaaagggagattaAGGGAGAGGTAAATTGACCAACTGAACCAGGCCACTCCTGGTTctttctgaacccccccccccccccaatgaaagCACAATCCCTGACCTGCTTGTTTTAGTTTTAAATAAATCTAATATCAGGGATATGGATATGCAAGAAACCAATATTGGCAAATATTCAAAAATATATATACAGAAGGGCTATATACTGTTCACTGAAAGTACCCCTTAGTTGTCTTTGCTTCTTATGGAGAGAATAAGAGGCATTTTTCAAGATGGAGTTTAGGTTTGATCTTATTGTCCCTGCTTTCTTACCTtctctgttacgtctcgccgctccacacccgctctgcagtgtaaccttggccaaggctcaacgtctccccgctccacacccgctctgcagtgtaagcgtacccggagctctgccaactccacctgatgcctgtttcctcgttacccctccactcacctgttggcaatcacctccctatatctggctgtgtcactctcagcttgttgccagttcgtgccgttccctgggagagtacttgtgcttgtcctgctcatcgaagtttgtttacttacctggatcttccctggagatttctctgttggaccttcctcgttgctccccttcccctgtgcgctgctttccgtttacgaagaggatttcttcactccagcgttgctgtgattttccgttctcctttggtatcctcctgtttaccccccccccctcctgcctggattaagggccgactccactgttcccggattaaggggcgactccacggttcccggcttaaaggtggacttcgcgtttcctggtgaaagtggacttcctgagttttctcttcaataaattagcctgttggtcccgctatattgtgccttctgtgtttgtgctcttggggtcgggtgcaaaccctaacagtacgaactggccatgacgaccccagccagcacagacggcacacccacagccaatccggtgcaagcagccctagtaaaacaaattcagattaccaacgcccattcccagcaattacaagaggcttcggttgctgtgcagggtctccagtctcaagttcaacccctgcaagcttctgtgga
The nucleotide sequence above comes from Lampris incognitus isolate fLamInc1 chromosome 10, fLamInc1.hap2, whole genome shotgun sequence. Encoded proteins:
- the aldoaa gene encoding aldolase a, fructose-bisphosphate, a translates to MPHAYPFLTAEQKKELNDIAQRIVAPGKGILAADESTGSVAKRFQSINAENTEENRRLYRQLLFTADDRVKSCIGGVIFFHETLYQKTDAGKLFPELIKERGMVVGIKVDKGVVPLAGTNGETTTQGLDGLYERCAQYKKDGADFAKWRCVLKITPTTPSNLAIMENANVLARYASICQMHGIVPIVEPEILPDGDHDLQRCQYVTEKVLAAVYKALSDHHVYLEGTLLKPNMVTAGHSCTKKYSAQDIAMATVTALRRTVPPAVPGITFLSGGQSEEEATINLNAMNRCPLHRPWALTFSYGRALQASALKAWGGMKENGKACQEEYIKRAVNNSQAALGKYVSSGDKGAAAGDSLFVANHSY